The Neorhizobium sp. NCHU2750 genome contains the following window.
CTTCCGCATCGGCTGCCAGATTGGCGTTGCGGGCAACCGGATCCTTGAGATCGGAAAGAGGAACGGCATTCGCCTCCTCCACTTCCTTCGGCGTGCGGTTGCGGATGAAGACAGGCTTGCCGCGCCATTTGACCGTCAGCGACATGCCGGGCTGCAGGGCGGCGACATTGACCTCGATCGAGGCCATTGCCAGCGTCGACGCATCCGGACGCATCTGGTCGATAAAGGGCCAGGCAACGGCTGCGGCACCCACCACACCGGCCATGCCGGTGGTCAGATAGAGGAAATCGCGGCGCGTGGGTTCGCTCAGCGTTCCTTCGTTTGGATTGTGCTCACTCACGGTTCAACCACCTCTCATGCAATGTCCCAGTCATTCGCATGCCTCCTCCATGGCCATGGTTAAGCCTTTGCCAACATAAATCGAACACCGATTCCCCAGCAAGCCAGCACGACCAATGACTTGATCGCAGATAAACTCCGGCCTTGGCAAGATCTGCGGCCGCTTCCAGACAGCAGTTTTCTATTTTTGCATGCATTTTGCTCGATGCTGCAACGCAATATTGCGACACTATGCAGCGGAGGTGATTTATCCTGCAAAATCAACGGGACGCTTGACATGGATCAAGCGTCCCATCCATGAAAAAATCGAA
Protein-coding sequences here:
- the petA gene encoding ubiquinol-cytochrome c reductase iron-sulfur subunit, giving the protein MSEHNPNEGTLSEPTRRDFLYLTTGMAGVVGAAAVAWPFIDQMRPDASTLAMASIEVNVAALQPGMSLTVKWRGKPVFIRNRTPKEVEEANAVPLSDLKDPVARNANLAADAEASGVDRSAGAGKENWIVMIGSCTHLGCVPLGQSGDFGGWFCPCHGSHYDTAGRIRKGPAPQNLAIPTFAFASDTVLRIG